ATGCAAAGATGTGGGAATTAGTTGATTTGAAAAAATAATTCTTTTTCGGCATTGCGGCTAGTGGTCGTCACGTTGTTCGCCGCAGCGAACAGCATGACGTCGTACACAGAATGACGGTTCTTTTAACTGTAATACCAATTCTTAAACTAAAATAGTCTTTCGCCTGTGGCGGATTTGGTTTGTAGAATGGTAATGACGAACTACATCCCGAAAGCTTTCTTTTGGACTATTATATATTGAGTTTCGGTATAAAATAAAATTTGTTTTACAAATATTTTAGTTATATTTGCTCGGTCTATGAAACAAACCTTCATGGATCAATTTTTATGCTAAAAAACAATACAAAACATGCAGTGGTGCTAGCAATAGCAGCCCTTGCCAAAAAATCAACACACACACACACACAGGCTCAATTGCGACATTTAGGCGAAAGCCAAGCTGGTGGAAATGGAGTGTTTTAATAGCATTATTTATGTTAGTTCAACTTCAAAATGCTTTTTCTTTTACAATATCTGGGACTGTTTCGTTAGATGATGTCAGGAATAAACCACTATATGGTGGTGGTAACCCTATTACATTAATGGAAATTCCTACCAATCAAACTTGCTCATTATATTCATCTTCTTATCCCACCAAAGAAATACTCAAATTTGCAAAAGATATAGGATATATAAAAATAAATAAAGGAGCAAAACTTTATATTACTGACGGAGTACTGACATCGGCAAACAATACTGCTGATGATATGTGGTATGGAATATATGTAGATGGAACCTCCACAGCAGTACAAAATACCAGTTTAATTAATACAAATACGCAAGGATATTTATTTATGGAAAGAGTTGAGTTGAAACATGTAAAGAGAGGCTCATCTAGTAGTGCAACTCCTAATAGTATTTGCAAGGGTGCCATCACTGTTAATAGTGGAGGAATAATTAGAATTTACAAATCAACTCTTGATGATAATGAAGTTGGTATTCACTTTGAACCTTATGCTAACTCCAATATTAGCATGGTTCATTACATCACTTTCCAAAATTCCAATTCCTTTGCCACTGACCTAACTTTTAACCAAGCCTATAAATATACTGATAGGTATGTTGAGATTGACCAATGTGTAGATATAAAAATGGCCAATGACCATTTTCTGTACAATACAAGCTATTGGAGTGGTTCAACCTATTGGGCTATGGGCATTTATAGCTTAGGTAGCAGTTTTTCGTGTTTTGGTTGCGACTTTAATAGCCTTTACTATGGAATATATAGCTCATCATTAGGTGGAACTTACGGAATGCATATTGACATATGTACGTTTACTGAGAATGATAAGGGAATATATATATCAAGCGGAGCAAAAGAAAGAATATATAGGTCTACCTTTAATTATGATAGGAATAACTCACCCCGAAAACGTGCGGGTATTTATGTTTATTTATCACAAGGTATTGACATATATGGCAATACATTTAACTGCAATTACTTAGATGCGGCAAGTCATAATTCAAATTTAGATCAAGAATTGCTTTATAGTCCTTCTAATCCTTTTTTTGCAGACATAAATTTTGGGGGCTTGGATCCTAATCCCAATACTTGGGCTTTTACCAGAAAAATATATAAGAATAAACATTATAATACCGGCAATTTTTGGAATATTGGAATTATGCTTGTTCTTGACTATCAAAAATTATTGATTGAGTGCAATGAGTACAATGATATGGCTGCTGATTGGTTAGTGTATTCAAATAATGGCACTGGTTCATCAGATTTTGTTCAGGGTTCGAGTAGTTTTGCAGCAGGTAATACATTTTCAAACCAGGAACCAGTGAATGCTGATAACTGGCGTTATTTGAATGGCAACCATCAAACAGGCTCTCCTTTTTCTACCACCTACGATTATTATTATTATAGCCGTCCTGGGGGGAGAGTGAATCCCGCAGAAGTTATTACGGGAACTTCCATGGGCTTGGGTATAAATTCATATACTGCAGCCGCTGATAATGGTTGTTCAGATTATAATTTAGATGGGCCATGGAATTTCTTAAGCAAAGAAACAGTATTATTAATTGCGTTGAATAAAGCAACAAATGATAAGCAAGTAGGTGATTTGTTAAGACAATTAGTACTGTATTATCAGGAATATAACGAAATAGGTAAAGCTATCGATTTAATGAAAAAGTATAATCAGAATGGGGTTGCTGATTTCGAAATCACCAAGTTATATATTCAGCAAAAAAATTATGCCGATGCCACCGAATGGCTATTAACAGTTAAAACAAGTAATGAACATGCAGTAATGCTGAAGAGGTATTTCAACGTCGTATTAGGTGTTTTATTAGATAAAAGGGTATACCGTCAACTTACAAAAAAAGAAATTGAAGAGCTAGAAAAAATATATAATACTTGTACCCTTGCTGGAGTGTATGCTAACGAAGTATTGAACTATGGTACAGGAAAAAATTATCCAGAACGAAACTGCATTAGTGGTTCTGCTACTGGTGTATCACCCACAGTAAATAAAAAGAAATTAAAAATATATCCTGTTCCTGCTTCAGAATATTTTATTGT
This is a stretch of genomic DNA from Bacteroidota bacterium. It encodes these proteins:
- a CDS encoding T9SS type A sorting domain-containing protein, translated to MLVQLQNAFSFTISGTVSLDDVRNKPLYGGGNPITLMEIPTNQTCSLYSSSYPTKEILKFAKDIGYIKINKGAKLYITDGVLTSANNTADDMWYGIYVDGTSTAVQNTSLINTNTQGYLFMERVELKHVKRGSSSSATPNSICKGAITVNSGGIIRIYKSTLDDNEVGIHFEPYANSNISMVHYITFQNSNSFATDLTFNQAYKYTDRYVEIDQCVDIKMANDHFLYNTSYWSGSTYWAMGIYSLGSSFSCFGCDFNSLYYGIYSSSLGGTYGMHIDICTFTENDKGIYISSGAKERIYRSTFNYDRNNSPRKRAGIYVYLSQGIDIYGNTFNCNYLDAASHNSNLDQELLYSPSNPFFADINFGGLDPNPNTWAFTRKIYKNKHYNTGNFWNIGIMLVLDYQKLLIECNEYNDMAADWLVYSNNGTGSSDFVQGSSSFAAGNTFSNQEPVNADNWRYLNGNHQTGSPFSTTYDYYYYSRPGGRVNPAEVITGTSMGLGINSYTAAADNGCSDYNLDGPWNFLSKETVLLIALNKATNDKQVGDLLRQLVLYYQEYNEIGKAIDLMKKYNQNGVADFEITKLYIQQKNYADATEWLLTVKTSNEHAVMLKRYFNVVLGVLLDKRVYRQLTKKEIEELEKIYNTCTLAGVYANEVLNYGTGKNYPERNCISGSATGVSPTVNKKKLKIYPVPASEYFIVDNDAGLTTANISIFNIIGKKVLTQKLEANRMVNCQSLPSGIYTYSITSDTNTFSGSIQIVR